ATAGCGGTAGTTAGCGGGGACAACTGTACATGTGTAGCGGTAGTTAGCGGGGACAACTGTACATGTGTAGCGGTAGTTAGCGGGGACAACTGTACATGTGTAGCGGTAGTTATCGGGGATAACTGTACGTGTATAGCGGTAGTTATCGGGgacaactgtacatgtatagtggCAGTTTCCAATAAATAGTCACACCTCCCCGGTGTGCAACCTACATGCTGtcaaattattatattgagtTGGCAAAAGAGAACGAATTTAGCATATGTACAGCTTACAGGAGAAACGAAGCATCCTCTCCATCGCACTATCACAAGCGaacattgacagaaataatgacCTATGGATACTGGACTGAATACGATTAAATTCTTTCGAGATTCGAGATGTAAGAACAATCAATGAAGCCAAAACGAACATTCTGTCTTGCAGCTATTGTTATCAGCATCACGTTTGCGATGTAGAACAAAAATATGCATCAGTTACATAATGGTggtgttttaaataatattttaaaagtaagtggTCGCAGTCATCACAGTTTATGCTTTGTTTTCAGAAAAGCACTGGACCACAATAAACACGTGCTGGTGGAATATCCGGTGGCACTGTCCATGCCAAAGGCAAATGAGTTCTACACAGAAGCAAAGAACAAAGGTTAGATGACGCATTTCAATTTTTCTTATTATTCCCAGACTAAAGTATACACTAAAGTTTGgtcacaaatattttttaatgcgtGGCAATTCGACTGTCGAGCCGCAGGTAGGATTGTGGTAACAGGGTTTGTCTGACGATGGACGTTGTGTGACATTGCTTGGTGGTTGACTAGTGGTAGCTCGAATCACCTCCAGACTTCCccatattgatattgatatcaATATcagtagtggggggggggggggggggcggctggaggtgactcgagctagacTTTTTGCGAGAGCACAATAtcttcaaatatttcaataatttaaatCTGTATTATTTGTCCATTCATTTTAGTGTAGTGAATAACAGATTCATGCTCATCTGTATTATTTGTCCATTCATTTTAGTGTAGTGAATAACAGATCCATGTAGTTGAGCATGtcacaacatatttttatttgcgtatatatgttaataatgctgtttactaaataaataatttaagtaaAGTCAAAATAAAATTCCTCAGTAATATTGTGAATTGTGTATGATAGTCTTTAATATATAAAGAATAtttcatgtgggtttttttgttaaatatgattcatatctcatcgagtgaagtttgtaatcatatctcacgattcgcgcttgcgcgacgagtgtgatatgattgcaaatttcacgagatgagatataaatcatatttgacaaaaaacatgacattttctatttattatataacttttggcaattttacctttatttttaaaatgccagcagcaaaaggGTTCCggtttcttacagtgaagataacactttctacagtgacaataacacgtcttagagtgaaatagtgaaatttccactctaaaatgtgttatcgtcactgagtgactgataacacttttatttcactgatattttaagatatttcactaaatgttatataatacaaatatttattttcatttctcgACTAAATTCGTTACGGCGTCATGTctataacaatttatttatctaGCTTGACTTGACTAGTTTCTGTAAAAACAAAGCCTTTATTTGTATACCGATTTAGTGCACTCGATTATAATAAGTAGGAAACGTTTCGTTTCCATAGCAATAAGACCAAATTTTGGTAGCAAGATCTGAAATCCACTTAATAGGAGATAACATGTACTCGACAATCTATACAATGGACTTAGTTTTATTGGTATTAAAGGGTGAACTGCAGTTCAGGTATCTAGTCTCCTGGATGTTTACGGAATTGTTATCAATGTATTTGTATCCTGTTTAGTAGGATGTGGCTCACGCTGGGGTGTTAGGGGTGGTAGGGTCGATTCTTCCCACAGCTGGggtatcaaatgttttaatatgttttagcgtgcgcgcgtgcgcgcgtgcgcgcgtgcgtgtgtgcgcgcgcgtgtgtgtgtgtgtgtgtgtgtgtgtgtgtgtgtgtgtgtgtgtgtgtgaatgtgctTGCTTGCGTGCGTGTGTAACCCTTCTAATATATTTTCGTTTGTTGAATGTCTTTGTAAAAAATTATTCAAGTTAACGTCACTGATTCCagtttatatgtacacaactttcTTTTTCACATAAAATGGATTTTTAGCTACCACAAACATCatgatgatcagaaacacactgaatttgCCGAACTGTATCATTTAAGCaagaaatgtaaaaattattttagtatgtTAACAGCAAAAAAGCTTAATAGCGCTAAAACGTTTTACATTCTGAgagcttttaaaaaatttgcCATCTACTTTCTCACAGTTTACCTAGTCTGTGTGTATTTATGACTGAATTTGTGTCGTATCAGGTCTGGTTATACACGAAGAGAACATAGCTCTGTTAACAGACGATCACAAGAAACTGAAAGCCAAAGCTCAGCAGAGCCGACTAAAGAACGGACAGTATATTCTCAAAGGTGAGTGGAAATTCTAGCGAACACCTTTATTTTAGggtggagcgggacgtagctcagtggtacacgCTCGCCTGATtcgtgatcgatctaggatcgattcccgtcggtgggcccattgggctatttctcgttccatccagtgttacactactggtgtaataaagaccgtggtaggtactatcgtgtctgtgtgattgtgcatataaaaaaaatatcccttgctgtcaatcgaaaagagtagcccatgaagtggcgacagtgggtttcctctcacaatatctgagtggttcttaaccatatatctgacgccatatgtgttgagtgcgtcgttaaataaaaaaacagttccttcctttattttattatctaacTAAATACTTGTATACTTGCCACTGTTAGTTTAATATTACCCGTCCTAGTGGTTAGAACCAACATGTAATATCAAACTATTCATAAGTGTACAAGAAAGGGGTCGGGTGGTCAACTGTTCTCCCCTCCCCCGCCCCACCAGCCAAGAGCTGCATTTTGGGCAAACGATGGAGACATTCGGAGAGCTGGTCTGAACAGTTTTCACCAtgaatttccatcattctattctagcccagtagtaaagcgctcgcttaatgcgcggtcgatctaggatcgatccccgtcggtgggcccggagggctatttctcgtgacagccagtgcactacgactgggatatgaaagtctgtggtatgtgctatcctttctgtgggatggtgcatataaaagatcctttgctactaatggaaaaatgtagcgggattcctctctaagactgtatgtcaaaattactaaatgtttaacatccacaagccgatgattaataaatcaatgtgctctagtggagtcgttaaacaaaacaaactttaatttcttTCAACAAATAGTTGGCTACTaatgttaatttaaattataatttccaGGCAAACAGATGACagtttgcataaaatattatgcCCTGGGAAGTaaccatgttttatttttacttttctgtTTGAATTCAGGTAACTTTAACAGGTGGCTAGAGGAACTCAACCAGTGCGGGAAACCCTTCAGCAACTGCGCAGCAGAAATACAGTCCTGTCTGGACGCGTTTGGGGACTTGAAAGCGACGATGGCCACGTTTGAGAAACTTGACGACGTCACGAGGACGGCATACGAACTAGAGACTACCTTTAACAGGTGAATTGAGATAACTCACCAAACAAGTTTCAGAATTGACTTTTACTTCacacaaccggcctcggtggcgtcgtggcaggccatcggtctacaggctggtaggtactgggttcggatcccagtcgaggcatggaatttttaatccagataccgactccaaaccctgagtgagtgctccgcaaggctcagtgggtaggtgtaaaccacttgcaccgaccagtgatccataactggttcaacaaaggccatggtttgtgctatcctgtctgggaagcgcaaataaaagatcccttgctgccaatcggaagagtagcccatgtagtggcgacagcgggtttcctctcaaaatctgtgtggtccttaaccatatgtctgacgccatataaccgtaaataaaatgtgttgagtgcgtcgttaaataaaacacttctttctttttttcttttttacttcacactaataatattaaagacagtctaggggagcaattaacacTCCTCAATTTGTTTTCACGAGGTCTGTAAAGGGACTTTTTGTCGCATTTATAGTCATTGTAAAGATTATTTCCGACTATTAAGTCtgtttaacaactaaaatgacatattgaatacaatgtattgttttgaaaatcagtgtctgtacatccaatgggtttctggttgtcttaaggGCGGATAGAGGATTTTTATAAAGGGTGGTGGTGGGGCCGGGATACAAGCAAGAGTGTGTTGGGCCGTGATGACTGGACTATTGTATAATTGCGAGGTACATTGTTGGTGACTGCAACCCCACCGAGTTCGCCCTTGCAGATCACAAAGTATCCGTACACAaacattttatcaaatttaaaaaaaaaaaagaaaaaaaaaaaaagatgctcATTGTTTTCTCCAatccattgttttgtattttgcagCAAAATCAACTTCTCGGTGGAACGATATGTAGCAAATGGCCAGCGTAAGAGGTGGTTTGAGTTTAATTTTGAAGACGGAGAGACGGTCGAGTCCGCTATTGGTGCGCCTCCATCTAAACCTAATCCTCAAAAGAAAGGTAACCCATCAGTGGTATCAAAATATGACGTGGTTACGGGAAGCATATCTCGATAtaaatggtacatcaaaggccacgCTATGTTCTGcctttttttatatagaaaagagaatataaaagatctcttgataATTTTTCTGCCTCTCTATTTTTCGTTTTCTTTCACTCTCattttctctctcctctcaccttcgctttctttctttctccccccccccctcctctctctctgtttttgtcTCTGCCTGTATATCTCTCGCTTGCTCTCTccctatctgtctctctgtgtgtgtctgtctctctctctctctctctctctctctctctctctctctctctctctctctctcgctctcccttTCTTTCTCGCTCTCCCTTTgtttctatctttctctctctgtttttctctcgtttgctatgtgtgtttgtctgtctatctgtctctccgtgtctatgtctgtctgtctgtctgtctgtctgtctctgtctctccctttgtttctctctctctctgtctctctctctgtctctctttctcttctctctctctctctctctctctctgactccaTCCCTCTCCCTCCACAAACACAAATCCCACAATTTCTCTCTCTATTTATCTCTGACTGTCTtatatttgtctgtctctctctctctctctctctctctctctctctctctctctctctctctctctctctctctctctctctctctctctctctctctctctctctctctctctctctctctctctctctctctctctctctctctctcttccaagTAACGAAAATACTCATATTCTAGACGACAAATAGCTATATAGTGTAACGTGCTCATGTGTCATTAATCAAAACTAACTTTCCTTTCCGTTTGTTGTAGGTCTGTTTATGCAGGATCTCTTCCTGTTCGCTGAAAAAATGCGTGGCGAACGTTCAGTGGACGATGACGTCAAACTGTCTTTGCGAAGTTTGGCGATAACAGACGAACTGAATGACAAAGTCAAATGAAATAGCTAAGCCAATCTCATTCCTAGGAATCTCAAGACGAAGACAGACACATATATGAGAAAATAAATGTAACGCACGGCCGTCTCACGTGATAGACAAAGGGCTGCAATGGATGCGTGTTACATATCTTTTGCAAGAAATATTCGAGCACGCGTAAATGGAAGATGTTATGGCTAACTTAATGAGATCTTGTTCTCTCTCAGTGGCTCGACAAAGAGGGCTGAAATACCGTGGTAAAATACCCGGGTAGAACCCCTCCGGGGCACGGAAGATAGAAAAtgaaactaaatattttatactttatacaatgactatatgtttggtattatatatatatatagtttgtaaTAAATCGATAATGAATGAATCGGAAGTTCACGTGTTTTTTTCCAGCCAcgtacttttttttcttgttttttttttctttcttattttcgtgcttatattcaattaaggttcatgcacgttgtcctgggtacacacctcagctatctgggctatctgtccaggacagtgggttagttgttaatttttattggttagtgagagagagaagggtgTAGCGGTCCTACACCTCCCCATTGAGTCgctaaaacttgctctgggtaggagccggtactgggctgcgaaccctgtacctaccagccttatgcccaaATGGCAtgaccacgacgccatcgaagCTGGTCGGCCACGTACTTTCAAAACTTCCTATAATATTAATTCTGTCCTAAGACGGTTGTATGATAATAAAGTCCACCTTGCCTTGGAATCTCTTAGTATATCTGATAGGAGACCCGACGCTAGAAAAACAAAAGGGGCAATtcgatttttaaatttatttttcgcGGTTATTAATAAGTAAATGAAAGAGAGTACCTACATGACATTTTATCAGATCCGTAGTGgtgaagaagaaagaaagaagccGACTATCCTACCTAAATCATTTTCAGCACGCTCCCTGAAACACATTTTCTATTTTAGGCCTGACGCCATTTTCGATTCCAGGTAACCTTGTGTCGTTCCTTGAAATTTGTCATATGTGTAGGCATGTGCAGGCCTACATAGGAAACTAATATTGATTTTGCTGTTGAACAACAAGTCAAACGTGTTTTAActattaaataaaatcatacatacatacatacataatgtgcCCCCTCCCCATATATAAtgtcctggctacgccagtgtgtgtgtgtgcgcgtgcgtgcgtgtgtgtttttgtgccAATCATATTGGTATGTGTTTCTGATTGCATGTTTGTTGGTTGGTAggattttttcttgttttgggattttttttcttttgtggtttttcttttgtttatttgaggGCGTGATTGTTGccggggaggggggagggggtatttCAGACAGTATGTCGCTAACATCTACGTACTTCATAAAGcagaccggtctcggtggcgtcgtggttaggccatcggactacaggctggtaggtactgggttcggatcccagtcgaggcatgggatttttaatccagataccgactccaaaccctgagtgagtactccgcaaggctcagtgggtaggtgtaaaccacttgcaccgaccagtgatccataactggttcaacaaaggccatggtttgtgctatcctgcctgtgggaagcgcaaataaaagatcccttgctgctaatcggaaagcgtagcccatgtagtggcgacagcgggtttcctctcaaaatctgtgtggtccttaaccatatgtctgacgccatataaccgtaaataaaatgtgttgagtgcgtcgttaaataaaacatttctttctttctttcataaagcATTACATTGACAATATCGGTTCATATTTATTGTCAAAACTATGGGACATAACTCTTGCAGTTGTAAATAACAGTCGTTACTGAATTACTTCCGATTTCCATGCCGGTCTGTATGCTGAAAATTATAACtgttcaccggcctcggtggcgtcgtggttaagccatcaaacataaggctggtaggtacagcaTTCGCAggtcggtaccggctcccacccagagcgaattttaacgacacaatgggtaggtgtaaggccactacaccctcttctctctcactaactactaacaattaacaactagcccagatagctgaggtgtctgtctagggcagcgtgcttgaaccttaattggatataagcacggaaataacttgaaatgaaatgaaataactgtTCGTAATTATTATCTACTTGCCTTAAACTCATTTACTTTAATGCTACTACAGTGACATTTCAAAACATAGATTTACAGGgaactttttgtttttagaatcttgattagcgatatttctagtcagttaAAAATTGagttagcaactactgtttaatgttttaaaattgtgtagcgatctctgaaacttgcttAGCAAATtgcgacgcgatactgaacaaaatgttgagtggaaggaaggaaggaaatgttttatttaacgacgcacaaaacacattttatttacggttatatggtgacggacatatggttaataaccacacagatattgtagTAACattatagatattgagagaggaaactcttttcgattagcagcaatggatcttttacatgcaccatcccacagacaggattgtacatatcacgacctttgttacaccagttacggagcactggctggaacgagaaatagcccaatgggcccacctatgtgaatcgatcctagatcgattgcaCATCAGGCAAGATGTCGAGtggattaatataatatacctTACAAAAACTCATCCAGTAAAAATCAGAAATTTTAATACGGATGACACGTGAAGAATAACTTAAAGggtataaactattttaattacatCACAATGTTGATGTGAACTCAAGTCTCGTACACAGTGGATGGGCAATTGCTCACTCCACAACTAGAAAAatacacgagagagagagagagagagagagagagagagagagagagagagagagagagagagagagagagagagagagagagagagagagagagagagagagagagagagagagagagagagagagagaagaagaagaagaagaagaagaagaagaagctgaAGTAgaccttttaatatttttgcatttttccTATCCAAGAAAGTTACTTATTCTAGGCATATTATTGCCtttagagcgctcgcctgacgtggtttggtcacaggatcgagcctcctcagtggacccattctctgacaaGGTGTTTTCCTgtcctaaccagtgccccacgactggtatatcaaaggccgtgctgtcttgtctgtgggatggtgcatataaaagatatcttgctgctaatggaaaaaggtagcggatttcctataagactatttgtcactattaccaaatgtttgacatcattcAGTAGCAGATGATGAATAagacaatgtgctctagtggtgtcgataaacaaaacaaactttttattttagccTTGGAGCTTCTACAATCACTGAAATTCATGTAGTCTGTATTTCAAGCAGGAAATTGCAAATGCCATCATTTTAACATTTCCATAAACGGTTTTAACTATTCATGTGAAATAACCTTAGCCAATGTTATTACATGTTCAGGTGACCTTTCAATCGACACACCAAAACATACAGCTATAACAAACAAGCGGATGACTTTTTGCGATTGGCTTTGGTATATtggataagccatcggacttaagactGCTAtacaggtactgggtttgctcccacccagaatgagttttaacAAGGGCCTGTGGCGGttagagagacaaggactggaacgtggaggtggacagcgaaagaagtttaAAAGACAAGAGCTGTCagataaaatatgtatacatgtatataaataaataaataaataaataaggaaagaaatgttttatttaacgacacactcaacacattttatttacggttatatggcctcggacatatggttaaggaccacacagatattaagataggaaacccgctgtcgccactttatgggctactctttccgattagcagcaaggtatcttttatatgcactatcccacggacaggatagtaccacggcctttgttacaccagctgtggagcactggctggaacgagaaatagctcaatgtgcccaccgacggggatagaccctagatcctagatcgatcgcgcatcaggcgagcgctgtaccactgagcgacgtcccgcccccaaataaataaataaatggcaagCAGCTCGGAAAGCAGGTGTGTGTGCCGATCGAGTGTCTCAACTCCTTATGCTCAAAGGGGTTGTTCTATACCTATATACCTGGGGgctgtttgcccaggacagcgtgcttaaatcttaactgaatataagcacgaaaatcaaaGTAAATTAAAAGACTATCTCTAACTAAAGGTGAATTGAAcacatattacacacagtcctctctagccctcccctacaacatatcaataaggggtggggtgggctaGAGGTTACTCGAGCTAGCTCATACCAGGTTAAGAATGGGGttacaagttcaagttcaagttctttatttgccttaagttaaacaaacttatcagcataaatacatacatatataattacggtatatatacaaatatacaaatacaggtggagagtgatttaagaattaatggtgaaattaacatagcatactagtaatagtggtgggatgtacatatatatgtgcactataaacattatcgtggtatagtaataattctaattctaaatatataggtatatattgatgtataccagatgaaatatgattaatatacttGCTAATGAAACGGCAGGTTTgtggatgtcatattttaagtaaGCTTCAGTAAATCGTTTCTAACTTTATttgccaaaactaaatattttcccaggttattgatgtctttattattttcagttgttaatagTTCAATGAGCCTAAATACGCTTGGACGTCTGtggtaacattgttttatatacttattCCTCAAATCATTCAAAGCTGGGCAAATAAGGATAACATGGTATTCGTCTTCTATATCATTATAGTTACAAATAGTGCATTTTCTTTCGGCCCTGTCAATTTTCCTATACCTTccgatttctatatttaatttgtgtgcacTAATTCGGATCTTTGATATTTCTTTTAAGTGATTTAATGGTATGGGTTGTCTAAGATATGTTTGTAGCTTGAATTCAAGtaacaaaaatttatataagGTACCTTTCGGTGAAGTCGTTACACTAAGGTCTGATTTCAATAGTATGAACTGTCTCGGTCAGTAATATTGTACAATTCTGAACAGGGACAAAATTAATGAGcctttaatttgttattatttacctCTAATACGCCGCATTTGATTCGCTTGCGTAGAACAACATTTCTTACTTAGTGCAGTATTCTTTTGCCTCGAAGGGTGTTGGGCATCTCGATAAAACGATGAACGATCACTGGAGATTACCCACGTTCCCACGGCAAGACAAGTATCACAAGACCAGACCAAACGAAAACAAACACACCGCCTGTGGCTACAAGCTACAAGTGCGTTGATTTATCGATATATAAGTGAAAGTGGATTGGCATCACGTAATATAACTTTACATAGGtgtactatttttgtttataggTATACTATTTTGCACAATAATTTAGCGATCACACTccttaaataatgaaatatcaAGCTCCAAACTAGATTACAAAGTCGCATAACCTAGTTTCAACATGCGAAATTGGGCACTAAGTTTGttaacacatttgaatacaaTAAGTGAAacagagtctgtgacattgaaactgggaaataaaatgtcttgaaaaGTAGACTAGAGTTCGTcgccataaccgttacttctcagagatacgtgcgggttttttgtttttgtttttttggtgggggttttaaataagaaaaatgcatatcGTGATATGATTAGAAGCACCAGAATTACccgaaacacttcagatgtatggaaatagataatctaaaaatgtaagtaatctctgatttcagttattaaaaaaaacccggcTCTAATAGTGTAAAATACGCcgttgtgttttttaaacaaaactacggtctgtcgctttaaaggTAAAAATGGCAattcacttcatgggctactcttttcgattagcggcaagcgctcttttatatacaccatctcacagacagggtagtacataccacggcctttgatgtaccagtcgtgaagcactggccggaacgagaaatagcccaatgggcccaccaatggggatcaatcctaaaccgaccgcgcatcaagcgagcgctgtaccactgggctacgtcccgcccttaacTGTTGGGAAGTCAACTGTGCCAcccttttctgacacccaatcaccaaatgtgtatttttgtgctggggtgtcgtgaaactcattcgttcgttcgttcgttcattcgttcattcaacTGGCAGTTATTCATATTCAATCCCACATCATTTGGTCTACcataccaagtgttcccttcTTTTTTCCCCTCAGTATGTTAATCTTATTAACATAGGTTGTAGACATGCAGA
This DNA window, taken from Gigantopelta aegis isolate Gae_Host chromosome 4, Gae_host_genome, whole genome shotgun sequence, encodes the following:
- the LOC121372113 gene encoding biliverdin reductase A-like, whose translation is MAPAKVFGVVVIGVGMAGKVRIRDLLTAADNTSLGLKLVGFVSRRCDVEVEGAERLSMEDAMTRSDVDAVLICSESGAHEEHIRKALDHNKHVLVEYPVALSMPKANEFYTEAKNKGLVIHEENIALLTDDHKKLKAKAQQSRLKNGQYILKGNFNRWLEELNQCGKPFSNCAAEIQSCLDAFGDLKATMATFEKLDDVTRTAYELETTFNSKINFSVERYVANGQRKRWFEFNFEDGETVESAIGAPPSKPNPQKKGLFMQDLFLFAEKMRGERSVDDDVKLSLRSLAITDELNDKVK